One window of the Nicotiana tabacum cultivar K326 chromosome 4, ASM71507v2, whole genome shotgun sequence genome contains the following:
- the LOC142180174 gene encoding uncharacterized protein LOC142180174, producing the protein MLTTEYDLFRMKDDESIQDMHTRFTSIINELHYLGETIPRNKLVRKILSVLPSSWESKDNERREPKREKNLVLKTDINDSSSEDDDMAYLIRRFQKMVRRNEGIPKRANSSKPKIYDLCHKCGKPGHFIKEFPLLKQDQYKNNFDKATKRNPVPDKCFNRKNVVDNIVKQALAAWGDSSSESEKENDHGDSSTMAVESEATDLINDKDVLTVELGEAEQTRDDLVIIVVDLKETIENLKKEKDALDEKITNIEHERDDLMVVVVDLKETFECVRKEKEVLAERVANIEHERDDLLVVVVDLKEIIVKSSLCAELEKNKQLHEELGRVKSDLEKSLKWTWSSDVITAMYTNNGGNRQGIGFQREKIPYNPHSKDPNSFEFLSLTPNFLVQGTVKESSLQWYMDSDCSKHMTGSTSDFLSLKALQGGSVSFGNDKKGYILGVGWIEKSLSYSIENVYYMNGLKYSLLSVSQICDKGNKVELMSKICTVTNIMTGKEAGSCKLHVAEQIGQEGPSLWSAQVKFQGSQSV; encoded by the exons ATGCTCACAACTGAATACGATCTCTTTAGGATGAAAGATGATGAATCTATCCAAGATATGCACACTCGCTTCACCTCCATCATTAATGAGCTTCACtatcttggtgaaactattccaaGAAACAAGCTTGTCAGGAAAATTCTTAGTGTTCTgcccagttcttgggaaagcaaa gacaatgaaagaagagaacccaAAAGGGAGAAGAACTTGGTCCTCAAGACAGACATCAATGATTCAAGTAGCGAGGATGATGATATGGCTTACTTGATAAGAAGATTCCAGAAGATGGTTCGCAGGAATGAAGGCATTCCAAAAAGGGCAAACTCTAGCAAGCCAAAAATTTATGACCTCTGTCATAAATGTGGCAAGCCAGGacactttatcaaggagttccctCTCTTAAAGCAAGATCAGTacaaaaataactttgacaaagcaaccaagaggaacccggttcctgatAAATGCTTCAACAGAAAGAATGTCGTTGACAATATTGTaaagcaagctcttgctgcatggggagactcctccagtgaATCTGAAAAAGAAAATGATCATGGTGATAGTTCAACGATGGCAGTGGAAAGTGAAGCAACTGA tcttataaatgataaagatGTTTTAACTGTGGAGTTAGGAGAAGCAGAACAAACCAGAGATGACTTAGTaatcattgttgttgatttaaagGAAACAATTGAGAACCTGAAGAAAGAGAAGGATGCCTTAgatgaaaaaattacaaatatagaacatgaaagagatgatcTAATGGTCGTTGTGGTAGACCTAAAAGAGACCTTTGAGTGtgtaagaaaggaaaaagaagtctTAGCTGAGAGAGTTGCTAACAttgagcatgagagagatgacctattaGTGGTGGTAGTGGACTTGAAGGAAATAATTG TGAAGTCTAGTTTGTgtgctgagcttgagaaaaacaaacaacttcatGAAGAACTAGGAAGAGTTaagagtgatcttgaaaaatcactcaagtggacctggtcctctgatgttATCACTGCCATGTACACCAACAATGGGGGAAATAGGCAGGGGATTGGGTTCCAAAGGGAAAAGATtccctacaaccctcatagcaa ggacccaaattCTTTTGAGTTCCTAAGTCTAACTCCTAATTTTCTTGTGCAAGGAACAGTGAAAGAAAGCAGCCtacaatggtacatggatagtgactgctcaaagcacatgactggaagTACAAGTGATTTCCTTTCACTTAAAGCCCtccaaggagggagtgtatcctttggaaatgacAAGAaaggatacattctgggagttggaTGGATTGAGAAGTCTCTCTCATACTCAATCGAAAATGTGTACTACATGAACGGGTTGAAGTACAGCTTGCTAAGTGTTTCCCAGATTTGTGAcaaaggaaacaaggtggagcTTATGTCAAAAATATGTACAGTCACAAACATAATGACTGGTAAG GAGGCTGGGTCATGCAAGCTTCACGTTGCTGAACAAATTGGTCAGGAAGGACCTAGTTTGTGGTCTGCCCAAGTCAAGTTTCAAGGATCACAAAGTGTGTGA